In Rheinheimera sp. MM224, one DNA window encodes the following:
- a CDS encoding LysR family transcriptional regulator, which yields MAIHSSMRGLRCFCVAADCLSFKETARQLYLTPSAVSHQIKQLESELGLDLFLRQTRSVELTAQGKAFYQALLPLMRELEQTLRTFSLQKNPTEISISMPEFFASELFVPKLVGWSEQHPDINLKVETIKSRQDPAKHTDLQILLASAKPTDKIAHELFPISYVPACNPALYQQLDGLGFEALTKVPCLVHQARPWSWHQWAEQLELEVFTPKQVIQLDSMFSVARAAQQGLGIALVPWPISHSWFASGSLKRLFSEELESRDKYYLVQHETDPNKPQIQLLVNWILQSFQRAF from the coding sequence ATGGCCATACATAGCTCGATGCGCGGCCTACGCTGTTTTTGTGTCGCCGCCGACTGTTTAAGTTTTAAAGAAACCGCTCGTCAGTTGTATCTGACCCCTTCGGCTGTCAGTCACCAAATTAAACAGCTGGAATCAGAGCTTGGACTGGACCTGTTTTTGCGTCAAACCCGATCTGTAGAACTGACAGCGCAAGGCAAAGCCTTTTATCAGGCTTTGTTGCCGCTGATGCGTGAACTGGAACAAACCTTACGTACCTTTAGCCTGCAGAAAAACCCGACCGAAATCAGTATCTCGATGCCGGAGTTTTTTGCCAGTGAGTTATTTGTGCCGAAACTGGTTGGCTGGTCAGAACAACATCCTGATATCAATCTGAAAGTTGAAACCATTAAATCGAGGCAGGATCCGGCGAAACACACCGATCTGCAGATTTTATTAGCCAGCGCCAAACCTACAGACAAAATAGCTCATGAGTTGTTTCCTATTAGCTACGTGCCAGCCTGCAACCCGGCTTTGTATCAGCAATTGGATGGGTTAGGTTTTGAAGCGCTAACCAAAGTACCTTGTCTGGTGCATCAGGCCAGACCCTGGTCCTGGCATCAATGGGCGGAGCAACTTGAACTGGAAGTCTTTACGCCGAAACAAGTGATCCAGCTCGACAGCATGTTCAGCGTCGCCCGCGCAGCTCAACAAGGTTTAGGCATAGCACTGGTGCCTTGGCCTATCAGCCATTCCTGGTTTGCCAGCGGCAGCTTAAAACGCCTGTTCAGTGAAGAACTGGAAAGCCGCGATAAATATTATCTGGTGCAACACGAGACGGACCCAAATAAACCGCAAATCCAACTGCTGGTGAATTGGATATTACAAAGCTTTCAGCGCGCATTTTAA
- a CDS encoding class II aldolase/adducin family protein, giving the protein MNQSIQTNLNPYAIQLCTLSRWAAQRQWLPFSSGLFSIRTSEHSALFTAADKDKNELSPADLISYHWTSQNQPDTATAIHQFLYQQSQQHKVILQTHGLQATVFSCLIKADQHLFVGYELQNLVAASAEQRSCCPLAILDPQNTELTLQELHQRFARETLPHAFLIRGHGLYVWGDSIDSAKRHLDTWHFLIACELERIKASCHFN; this is encoded by the coding sequence ATGAATCAATCTATCCAAACCAATCTAAATCCTTATGCAATCCAGCTTTGTACTTTAAGTCGTTGGGCAGCTCAGCGCCAATGGTTGCCTTTTAGCAGCGGACTGTTCTCAATACGCACTTCTGAGCATAGCGCGCTTTTTACAGCGGCAGATAAAGATAAAAACGAGTTAAGTCCTGCGGATTTGATTTCGTACCACTGGACCAGCCAAAATCAGCCAGATACAGCCACAGCTATCCATCAGTTTTTGTATCAGCAGAGCCAGCAGCATAAAGTGATACTGCAAACACATGGTCTGCAAGCTACTGTTTTCTCTTGTTTAATCAAAGCAGACCAACACCTCTTTGTTGGTTATGAATTACAAAATCTGGTTGCGGCCTCTGCAGAGCAACGCAGTTGTTGCCCCTTGGCGATTTTGGATCCACAAAACACAGAGCTTACTTTGCAGGAATTACACCAACGCTTTGCTCGTGAAACTTTACCCCATGCATTTTTAATACGGGGCCATGGTTTATACGTCTGGGGCGACAGTATCGACAGTGCAAAACGGCATCTGGATACCTGGCATTTTTTAATTGCCTGTGAGCTGGAACGCATTAAAGCAAGTTGTCATTTTAATTAA
- a CDS encoding methionine aminotransferase yields MKLQSKLPALGTTIFSQMSQLAAEHQAINLSQGFPDFPSNPRLIELLAESAREGLNQYAPMPGVLLLRQQISALVKSCYQREVCPEQQITVTSGATEALFVAIQALVRPGDEVIVFDPAYDSYQPAVELAGGFTVHVPLLPPLYQVDWTQLEKQISKKTRLIIVNSPHNPTGAVFSHQDWLSLQALVLKHRLYCISDEVYEHLVFDGTPQLSANQYPELADRTVVVSSFGKTFHVTGWKLGYAVAPVELTTEFRKIHQYVTFSSFTPAQHAIAQLLLEQPGEVSGLAAFYQQKRDQFRHSLADSAWSLLPCRGSYFQLADYSAFSDLDDVAFCQWLTREHKVAAIPLSVFYRQPPSQRIIRFCFAKEPQTLALATEILCQLSMLR; encoded by the coding sequence ATGAAGTTACAAAGTAAGTTACCTGCCTTAGGCACCACTATTTTCAGCCAAATGTCGCAGTTAGCGGCAGAACATCAGGCTATTAATTTATCTCAGGGTTTTCCTGATTTCCCGTCCAATCCACGTTTGATTGAATTATTGGCCGAATCAGCCCGCGAGGGATTAAATCAGTATGCGCCCATGCCAGGTGTGCTGTTGCTGCGGCAACAAATTTCAGCTTTGGTCAAAAGCTGTTACCAAAGAGAAGTTTGTCCGGAGCAGCAAATCACAGTCACCAGTGGTGCCACCGAAGCTTTGTTTGTCGCTATTCAGGCCTTGGTGCGCCCTGGTGATGAAGTTATAGTCTTTGACCCTGCGTACGACAGTTATCAGCCTGCAGTCGAGTTGGCGGGCGGTTTTACCGTGCATGTACCCTTGTTGCCACCTTTGTATCAGGTGGATTGGACTCAGTTGGAAAAACAAATCAGCAAAAAAACACGGCTGATTATTGTCAACAGTCCGCATAATCCAACAGGAGCTGTATTCAGCCACCAGGACTGGTTGTCGCTGCAGGCGTTGGTGTTAAAGCACCGTTTGTATTGCATCAGCGATGAAGTGTATGAGCATTTAGTTTTTGATGGCACACCGCAATTAAGTGCCAATCAATACCCTGAATTGGCTGATCGCACAGTGGTGGTATCGTCCTTTGGTAAAACTTTTCATGTCACAGGCTGGAAGTTGGGTTATGCAGTTGCTCCTGTTGAACTCACCACAGAATTTCGCAAGATCCATCAATACGTTACCTTCTCCAGTTTTACTCCGGCTCAGCATGCTATTGCTCAGTTACTGCTTGAACAGCCAGGTGAAGTGAGTGGGCTGGCGGCTTTTTATCAGCAAAAACGTGACCAATTCAGGCATAGCTTAGCTGATTCGGCCTGGTCTTTATTACCTTGTCGGGGCAGCTATTTTCAACTGGCCGACTACAGTGCATTCAGTGATCTGGATGATGTGGCGTTTTGTCAGTGGCTGACCCGCGAACATAAAGTGGCAGCTATTCCGTTGTCGGTGTTTTACCGTCAGCCGCCCAGTCAGCGTATAATTCGCTTTTGTTTTGCCAAAGAGCCTCAGACTTTAGCTTTGGCGACGGAGATTTTATGTCAGTTATCCATGTTGCGTTAA